One stretch of Fictibacillus sp. b24 DNA includes these proteins:
- a CDS encoding GRP family sugar transporter, whose translation MGIIWALITAVCWGSIVLVSEKLGGDFHSQTFGMTLGALLFSVVAFFIVQPDLNMSVIAIGVVSGIFWVIGQRNQFASVDYLGVSKIVPLSTGMQLFGTTLFGVIVFHEWKTTTEIIIGVIAISAIVAGALLTSRRSKQGDQKDKQNFKKGITFLLISTVGYVTYVVIIRWFEVNGWQAILPQAVGMFLGALVLSLKHKPFNKYSLKNILTGLIWSTGNLTLLLALPLIGIATSFSLSQTGIIISTLGGIFLLGEKRSKKEIIWVISGCMLIIAGGVMLGFTKS comes from the coding sequence TTGGGTATCATATGGGCACTTATTACAGCAGTTTGCTGGGGAAGCATCGTATTAGTGAGTGAAAAGCTCGGCGGTGATTTTCACAGTCAAACATTTGGGATGACATTAGGAGCCTTGTTGTTTTCGGTTGTTGCTTTCTTTATCGTACAACCTGATCTAAACATGTCAGTTATCGCGATAGGGGTCGTTTCAGGTATCTTTTGGGTCATCGGCCAGCGTAACCAATTTGCAAGTGTTGATTATTTAGGAGTTTCTAAAATCGTACCTTTATCAACAGGTATGCAGTTATTTGGAACAACTTTATTTGGTGTCATCGTGTTTCACGAGTGGAAAACGACGACGGAAATTATTATAGGGGTAATTGCAATCTCAGCGATTGTAGCTGGAGCTCTTTTAACGTCGAGAAGAAGCAAGCAGGGCGATCAAAAAGACAAACAGAACTTTAAAAAAGGAATCACATTTCTTTTGATTTCTACAGTAGGATACGTTACATATGTGGTAATCATCAGATGGTTTGAAGTAAATGGCTGGCAGGCTATCCTACCACAGGCAGTTGGGATGTTTCTAGGAGCACTTGTCTTATCACTAAAACATAAACCATTCAATAAATATTCACTCAAAAATATTCTAACAGGACTGATATGGAGTACGGGTAATCTGACACTCCTGCTTGCTTTGCCTCTTATCGGAATAGCCACAAGCTTCTCGCTTTCGCAAACCGGTATCATCATCTCAACACTAGGCGGTATTTTCCTATTAGGTGAAAAAAGAAGCAAAAAAGAAATCATTTGGGTGATCTCAGGATGTATGCTTATCATAGCAGGCGGTGTCATGTTAGGGTTCACTAAATCATAG
- the menA gene encoding 1,4-dihydroxy-2-naphthoate octaprenyltransferase: MIHPKVIFASTRPFSLTASVIPVMFGTILALQWTSIHWTTFLLTLLGAIFLQCGTNLVNDYFDHVKGADIPGSLSPSGVIDRNEMTPRQVYITGLIFFGLSIIVGLILTALTGPVVLYIGIPSLLVGYFYTATRYALAYNGLGEIASGSTLGILAVVGSFYTQTLTLNLEIFLAAIPNALLVMAILHANNLRDFDTDKQIGKTTVAGLIGRKASRIEYYILMLGAYVSLAALIIMDILPLWSLIAAITLPIALKGLKIAISTWDSKELNKALGLTALLHMAFGILLCVGTLTGILL, from the coding sequence ATGATACATCCTAAGGTCATCTTTGCTTCAACTCGGCCTTTTTCACTCACTGCTTCAGTCATACCCGTCATGTTCGGGACGATTTTAGCGCTGCAATGGACAAGCATTCATTGGACTACTTTTTTATTAACACTTCTTGGTGCTATATTTTTACAATGTGGAACAAACCTTGTTAACGACTACTTTGATCATGTAAAGGGTGCAGATATCCCTGGTTCATTGAGTCCTTCCGGCGTCATTGACCGAAATGAGATGACACCTCGTCAGGTTTATATAACTGGTCTGATCTTCTTTGGCCTCAGCATAATTGTTGGACTTATCTTAACTGCCTTAACAGGCCCTGTTGTACTTTATATTGGTATACCATCCTTATTAGTAGGATATTTTTATACAGCTACTCGATATGCCCTTGCTTATAACGGCTTGGGTGAAATAGCCTCAGGAAGCACATTAGGAATACTTGCTGTTGTAGGTTCTTTTTACACACAAACATTAACATTAAATCTTGAAATATTCCTTGCTGCAATTCCTAATGCCCTTCTTGTAATGGCCATTCTTCATGCAAACAATTTACGCGACTTTGATACTGATAAACAGATCGGTAAAACGACCGTCGCTGGATTAATCGGGAGAAAAGCATCTAGAATAGAGTATTACATCTTAATGCTTGGTGCATATGTCAGCTTAGCTGCACTTATTATAATGGATATTTTACCTTTATGGAGTCTTATAGCTGCCATTACGCTGCCAATCGCATTAAAAGGTCTTAAGATTGCGATATCTACATGGGATAGCAAAGAATTAAACAAAGCACTTGGTTTAACAGCTCTGCTTCATATGGCTTTTGGGATTCTTCTATGTGTTGGTACACTAACAGGAATTCTTCTATAA
- a CDS encoding bifunctional cystathionine gamma-lyase/homocysteine desulfhydrase, producing the protein MKRKTKLIHGGIPSDKTTGAVSFPIYQVSTYKQEDVGVHSGFEYSRTGNPTRHALEELIKDLEGGKRGFAFGSGMAAITAVMMLFDSGDHVILTDDVYGGTYRVMSKVLNRLGIDSTFVDTTDIDQIEAALKPNTKAVYVETPTNPLLKVTDIEAVASWAKSKNLLFMVDNTFNTPYWQNPIELGADIVLHSATKYIGGHSDVVAGLVVVNDEKLGEDLHFVQNSTGGVLGPQDSWLLIRGIKTLGLRMEAHEINTKKIVEFLKEHSSVEKIYYPGLEDHPQHEIAKKQAGGFGGMVSFDVGSLENANAVLKKVKYFTLAESLGAVESLISVPARMTHASIPAERRAELGITDGLIRISVGIEDAEDLIEDLKNALS; encoded by the coding sequence ATGAAACGTAAAACAAAACTAATCCACGGAGGCATTCCTTCTGATAAAACCACAGGAGCTGTGTCTTTTCCGATCTACCAAGTAAGCACGTATAAACAAGAAGATGTAGGAGTTCATAGCGGTTTTGAATACTCTAGAACTGGAAATCCTACAAGGCATGCACTTGAAGAGCTGATTAAAGACTTAGAAGGCGGCAAGCGCGGATTTGCGTTTGGCTCTGGCATGGCTGCGATCACTGCTGTCATGATGCTATTTGATTCTGGCGATCACGTTATTTTAACGGATGATGTTTATGGTGGAACGTATCGTGTGATGAGTAAAGTATTAAATCGCCTTGGGATTGACTCAACTTTTGTGGATACAACTGATATCGATCAGATTGAAGCGGCTCTGAAGCCAAACACAAAAGCCGTTTATGTTGAAACACCGACAAACCCACTGCTAAAAGTTACTGATATTGAAGCTGTAGCATCATGGGCAAAATCTAAAAACCTTTTATTCATGGTGGATAATACGTTCAACACACCGTATTGGCAAAACCCAATCGAATTAGGGGCAGATATCGTTCTTCATTCTGCAACGAAATATATTGGCGGCCACAGTGACGTTGTAGCAGGCCTAGTTGTTGTAAATGACGAAAAGCTAGGGGAAGATCTTCATTTTGTACAAAATTCTACTGGCGGCGTTTTAGGACCTCAAGATTCATGGCTATTAATACGCGGTATCAAGACACTAGGTTTACGTATGGAAGCTCATGAGATCAATACTAAAAAAATTGTTGAGTTTTTAAAGGAGCATTCATCAGTCGAAAAAATTTATTACCCAGGACTTGAAGACCACCCGCAGCACGAAATTGCTAAAAAGCAAGCTGGCGGTTTTGGGGGAATGGTTTCATTTGATGTTGGATCTCTTGAAAATGCCAATGCTGTACTGAAAAAAGTAAAGTACTTCACTCTAGCAGAAAGTTTAGGCGCAGTTGAAAGTCTTATCTCCGTTCCTGCACGAATGACTCACGCGTCAATTCCGGCTGAGCGTAGAGCAGAACTCGGCATTACAGATGGCTTAATCAGAATCTCTGTTGGTATTGAAGATGCAGAGGATTTGATTGAAGATCTTAAAAATGCATTAAGTTAA
- a CDS encoding S-ribosylhomocysteine lyase produces the protein MTKKMNVESFNLDHTKVVAPYIRLAGTTTGANGDVIHKYDIRFCQPNKDHMPMEGLHSIEHLMAENIRNHHSTVVDISPMGCQTGFYLSVINHDNYDEILEVLEKTLNDVLEATEVPACNEVQCGWATNHSLEGAKDIARKMLAKKDEWHIVFSE, from the coding sequence ATGACAAAAAAAATGAATGTAGAAAGCTTTAACCTTGACCATACAAAAGTTGTTGCACCATATATCCGTTTAGCGGGTACAACAACAGGAGCAAACGGAGATGTGATCCACAAATACGATATCCGATTTTGCCAGCCTAACAAAGACCATATGCCGATGGAAGGACTTCATTCCATCGAGCACTTGATGGCAGAAAATATTCGCAACCATCATTCAACAGTTGTTGATATCAGCCCTATGGGTTGTCAGACTGGCTTCTATCTTTCTGTTATCAACCACGATAACTATGATGAGATTTTAGAGGTGCTTGAAAAGACCTTAAATGACGTTTTAGAAGCTACAGAAGTACCGGCATGTAACGAAGTGCAATGTGGCTGGGCAACTAATCATAGTCTTGAAGGTGCGAAAGATATCGCACGCAAGATGCTTGCTAAAAAAGACGAGTGGCATATTGTTTTTTCAGAATAG
- a CDS encoding PLP-dependent cysteine synthase family protein, producing MKFYKNVHELIGNTPLLEITQFPLPEGVRLFAKLEFMNPGGSVKDRLGVELLDSALAKGQLVKGGTIIEPTAGNTGIGLALAAINKGINVIFVIPEKFSIEKQELMKALGAKIIHTPTAEGIKGAIKKTNQLLNEIPNSFSPSQFSNPDNPNTYFKTLGPEIWNDLDGNVDVFVAGAGTGGTFMGTARYLKEKNKTIKTVIVEPEGSILNGGQSGPHKTEGIGMEFLPEYMDTAYFNSIHTVDDVDAFQRVAELAKKEGLLVGSSSGAALHAALIEAQSAQSGQNIVTIFADSSERYLSKKIYEGGI from the coding sequence ATGAAATTTTATAAAAACGTGCACGAATTGATCGGCAATACGCCTCTGTTGGAAATTACTCAATTTCCCCTTCCGGAAGGTGTACGTCTTTTTGCGAAGTTAGAATTTATGAACCCTGGTGGAAGTGTGAAAGACCGTCTTGGGGTGGAACTTTTAGATTCTGCTTTAGCTAAGGGGCAGCTGGTTAAAGGCGGAACCATCATAGAGCCTACAGCAGGTAATACAGGGATTGGCCTTGCTCTTGCAGCAATCAATAAAGGAATTAACGTCATTTTTGTTATTCCGGAAAAATTTAGTATTGAGAAACAAGAGCTTATGAAAGCGTTAGGCGCTAAAATTATTCATACACCCACAGCAGAAGGTATTAAAGGTGCTATTAAGAAAACAAACCAGCTCTTAAATGAGATTCCGAACTCTTTTTCTCCGTCTCAATTCTCAAACCCTGATAATCCGAACACGTACTTTAAAACTTTAGGCCCTGAGATTTGGAATGACCTTGATGGAAATGTAGATGTTTTTGTGGCCGGTGCGGGTACGGGCGGAACATTCATGGGAACGGCTCGCTATTTGAAAGAAAAGAACAAAACAATAAAAACGGTAATTGTTGAACCAGAAGGATCCATTCTTAACGGAGGGCAATCTGGTCCGCATAAGACTGAAGGAATTGGGATGGAGTTTTTGCCAGAATATATGGATACTGCCTATTTCAACAGCATTCATACCGTTGATGATGTTGATGCTTTTCAGCGGGTAGCTGAGCTGGCTAAAAAGGAAGGGTTGCTCGTTGGAAGTTCCTCAGGAGCAGCACTTCACGCTGCATTGATCGAAGCACAATCGGCACAGTCAGGGCAAAACATTGTCACCATATTTGCGGACAGTTCTGAACGATATTTAAGCAAGAAAATTTATGAAGGAGGCATCTGA
- a CDS encoding glucose-1-dehydrogenase produces MYPDLNGKTVIITGAATGIGKACALRFGQEKANVVINYYSEKQVKETDEMINDIKKSGGNAISVQGDVTKEEDIKQLINKATEEFGSLHIMINNAGIENEVPSHELKLEDWNKVISTNLTGQFLGCREAIDYFLNNDIQGAIINMSSVHEIIPWPHFVHYAASKGGIKLMTQTLALEYAPKKIRINSIAPGAINTPINAEKFADPKQKEGVLKLIPMGYIGEPEEIAATAVWLTSNQASYVTGLTLIADGGMTLYPGFQAGKG; encoded by the coding sequence ATGTACCCAGATTTAAATGGAAAAACAGTCATTATTACCGGAGCAGCAACAGGAATTGGTAAAGCATGTGCGTTACGGTTTGGACAAGAAAAAGCGAATGTGGTTATTAATTATTACTCTGAAAAACAAGTAAAAGAAACAGATGAAATGATAAATGACATTAAAAAAAGCGGCGGAAATGCGATATCCGTTCAGGGGGATGTAACGAAAGAAGAGGACATTAAACAACTTATTAATAAAGCAACTGAAGAGTTTGGATCACTTCATATTATGATCAATAATGCAGGGATTGAGAATGAAGTGCCTTCACATGAACTGAAGTTAGAGGATTGGAATAAGGTAATCTCTACGAATTTAACTGGACAATTTTTAGGTTGCAGAGAAGCGATTGATTACTTTTTAAACAATGATATTCAAGGTGCCATAATCAACATGTCGAGTGTTCATGAGATTATCCCTTGGCCGCACTTTGTTCATTATGCAGCAAGTAAGGGAGGTATAAAATTAATGACACAAACCCTGGCACTTGAATATGCTCCTAAAAAAATAAGAATCAACAGTATTGCCCCGGGTGCTATTAATACGCCAATCAATGCAGAAAAATTTGCTGATCCAAAGCAAAAAGAAGGGGTTCTTAAGCTTATTCCAATGGGGTATATTGGTGAACCTGAAGAGATCGCAGCAACGGCTGTATGGCTAACATCCAATCAAGCAAGCTATGTAACCGGGTTAACACTGATCGCTGACGGTGGAATGACGCTGTATCCAGGATTTCAAGCAGGAAAAGGTTAA
- a CDS encoding YrhC family protein gives MKNKAEQLQKKMADYQRFGFILLAVSTFFYLGLVLPVEDKNFIQSITLGIASTMCLGFTALMYNIVRKCKTQLQELSE, from the coding sequence ATGAAAAACAAAGCTGAACAATTACAAAAGAAGATGGCTGACTACCAGCGTTTCGGGTTTATTTTGTTGGCTGTTAGCACGTTCTTTTATTTAGGATTAGTACTTCCTGTTGAAGACAAAAACTTTATCCAATCTATCACGTTAGGTATTGCTTCTACCATGTGTTTAGGTTTCACTGCACTTATGTACAATATCGTTAGAAAGTGCAAAACACAATTACAAGAACTGAGCGAATAA